Proteins from a genomic interval of Streptomyces sp. Tu6071:
- a CDS encoding siderophore-interacting protein encodes MITLEVRGCQPVSPGFARVTLGGPGVRHLVPAGADQAVRLFFPREGQSELRMPTASSERWMAQVLLMPKASRPWVRNLTIRSLRPEEDELDIEFALHGGSPMTSWVRRVRPGDLAGIFDLGTMYRPPAHARGRLLVGDESALPAVLSILESDPGLSPAEVFVEVAAAHDIRSVSTPPGVRVHWLSRDGESPGARVLEAVRAAALPEGPLYAWVAGESRLATGVRRHLVGERGIPKRDVTFCGYWRLGRSTPG; translated from the coding sequence ATGATCACCCTGGAGGTACGAGGGTGCCAACCGGTCTCGCCCGGCTTCGCCCGCGTCACCCTGGGCGGTCCCGGCGTACGGCACCTCGTGCCGGCGGGGGCCGACCAGGCCGTCCGGCTCTTCTTCCCCCGGGAGGGACAGAGCGAGCTGAGGATGCCGACCGCGTCGAGCGAGCGGTGGATGGCGCAGGTCCTGCTGATGCCGAAGGCGTCCCGTCCGTGGGTGCGCAACCTGACCATCCGGAGCCTGCGGCCCGAGGAGGACGAACTCGACATCGAGTTCGCCCTCCACGGCGGCTCGCCCATGACCTCGTGGGTGCGCCGGGTCCGGCCGGGCGATCTCGCCGGGATCTTCGACCTCGGCACGATGTACCGGCCGCCCGCGCACGCCCGGGGGCGGCTCCTGGTGGGCGACGAGAGCGCGCTCCCGGCCGTCCTGTCGATCCTGGAGAGCGACCCGGGCCTTTCACCCGCCGAGGTCTTCGTGGAGGTGGCCGCCGCACACGACATCCGGTCCGTGTCCACGCCACCCGGGGTGCGCGTCCACTGGCTCAGCCGCGACGGCGAGAGCCCCGGTGCCCGCGTCCTGGAGGCGGTCCGCGCCGCCGCACTGCCCGAGGGGCCCCTCTACGCGTGGGTGGCGGGCGAGTCCCGGCTCGCCACGGGCGTCCGGCGGCACCTGGTGGGCGAGCGCGGCATACCCAAGCGGGACGTCACCTTCTGCGGCTACTGGCGACTGGGCCGGTCGACCCCCGGCTGA
- a CDS encoding TetR/AcrR family transcriptional regulator — protein MAPPDRRLTPRRKPRQVRAELTRERILGAAAHVFAEYGYAAGTTNRIAEHARMSIGSLYQYFPNKDAILAELLVRHIDRGAWAGAEEPDTTSGSLEDVVRSLVRDAIDHHRDGPQLLRIMIEEAPVSPALSEAIERHGAARVAQVREVFARHPDVRVRDLDMAAELVIGAVELNTHMLMAAPNPPQVERLEAELVAMITRYLGGDRSTEEERGSDPR, from the coding sequence ATGGCTCCCCCCGACCGCCGCCTCACCCCACGTCGCAAGCCCCGGCAGGTGCGCGCCGAGCTGACGCGCGAGCGCATCCTCGGCGCGGCTGCTCACGTTTTCGCCGAGTACGGGTACGCCGCCGGCACCACCAACCGGATCGCCGAGCACGCCCGCATGTCCATCGGCTCGCTGTACCAGTACTTCCCGAACAAGGACGCGATCCTCGCCGAGCTGCTGGTCCGGCACATCGACCGCGGCGCGTGGGCGGGGGCCGAGGAGCCGGACACGACCTCCGGCAGCCTGGAGGACGTGGTCCGGTCCCTCGTCCGCGACGCGATCGACCACCATCGCGACGGCCCGCAGCTCCTGCGGATCATGATCGAGGAGGCGCCCGTCTCCCCCGCCCTGAGCGAAGCGATCGAGCGGCACGGCGCGGCCCGGGTGGCCCAGGTGCGCGAGGTCTTCGCCCGCCACCCGGACGTCCGCGTGCGGGATCTCGACATGGCGGCGGAACTCGTCATCGGGGCGGTGGAGTTGAACACCCACATGCTCATGGCGGCCCCGAACCCCCCGCAGGTCGAGAGGCTGGAGGCGGAGCTGGTCGCCATGATCACCCGCTACCTGGGCGGGGACCGGTCAACGGAGGAGGAGCGGGGGAGCGACCCCCGGTAG
- a CDS encoding 2Fe-2S iron-sulfur cluster-binding protein, with translation MRQHSSEPDARHRLTSVTEVEAVLGRPAALITKKQISALDAGCRTVLARSPVAALGFRDADGTARTTFVGGTPGFARVHSARRFSLPVPGAAVAPGPVSLFFLLPGVGEVLRVNGTASTLRNGETAVDVAEAYVHCAQAVIRSGLWEPPRAPSPAVGRVPGEGPLAGPGVGDFLAASPFLAVSTWDRKGGSDTSPRGDRHTVARVLDGHTLVLADRKGNKRADTLHNLLRDDRLALAALVPGRTGVLHLSGRAAITDDAELLETLALRGLPPHLALLVDVDEAEVRGNDAVSRARLWSPDARLSGAAAPDMMALGSAHLAANAAESGRSARLLELVTALPGLSRLMRKVMDRAYVSGLRKEGYDEARAPAVARRGEPGDGGTAESPPRPVRVREIRQETPTVRTLVLEDAADEPRPFDFRPGQFFTVVTDLAGHPVRRAYSASSAPGATRLELTVKHVEGGRFSTHAHRELRPGDHLALRGPSGAFHAPERAPAHLVLLAAGSGITPMMSMIRARLSDPASPGRIDLLYSSRSLEEVVFEADLTRLEKEHPDRLAVTHVLTGREGRLDAGRLHHWLTGLPLTDTAHHFACGPEALMDTAREVLRQLGVPDERVHRERFSGSVTTAPTAAPQELRVERDGNVVGTAVVEPGQTLLDAGLAAGLPLPYSCTVGSCGECVVRVRGGEVAQPDHTCLTPEQRAAGQVLACVSCPLSGVTLDLTGT, from the coding sequence ATGCGACAGCACAGCTCCGAGCCGGACGCGAGGCACCGGCTCACCTCCGTGACGGAGGTCGAGGCGGTCCTCGGCCGCCCGGCCGCGCTGATCACGAAGAAGCAGATCAGCGCCCTGGACGCGGGATGCCGCACCGTCCTCGCCCGCAGCCCCGTGGCGGCCCTCGGCTTCCGCGACGCGGACGGCACCGCCCGCACCACGTTCGTCGGGGGCACCCCCGGCTTCGCCCGCGTCCACTCCGCGCGGCGGTTCTCCCTCCCCGTCCCCGGGGCGGCCGTCGCACCCGGCCCCGTCTCGCTGTTCTTCCTGCTGCCCGGCGTCGGCGAGGTGCTGCGCGTCAACGGCACGGCGTCGACGCTCAGGAACGGGGAGACGGCCGTGGACGTCGCCGAGGCGTACGTGCACTGCGCGCAGGCCGTCATCCGCTCCGGCCTGTGGGAGCCGCCCCGCGCGCCCTCCCCCGCCGTGGGGCGGGTCCCCGGCGAGGGGCCCCTGGCCGGTCCGGGCGTCGGCGACTTCCTCGCCGCCTCGCCCTTCCTGGCCGTCTCCACCTGGGACAGGAAGGGCGGCAGCGACACCAGCCCGCGCGGCGACCGGCACACGGTGGCGCGCGTCCTGGACGGACACACCCTGGTGCTGGCCGACCGCAAGGGCAACAAACGCGCGGACACCCTGCACAACCTGCTGCGCGACGACCGGCTCGCACTCGCCGCCCTCGTCCCCGGCCGCACCGGCGTCCTGCACCTCAGCGGGCGCGCGGCGATCACCGACGACGCGGAGCTGCTGGAGACCCTGGCGCTGCGCGGCCTGCCCCCGCACCTCGCCCTCCTCGTCGACGTGGACGAGGCGGAGGTGCGCGGCAACGACGCCGTCTCGCGTGCCCGCCTGTGGAGCCCCGACGCCCGCCTGAGCGGCGCCGCGGCACCCGACATGATGGCCCTGGGCAGCGCCCACCTGGCCGCCAACGCGGCCGAGTCCGGGCGCTCGGCACGACTGCTCGAACTCGTCACCGCCCTCCCCGGCCTGAGCAGGCTCATGCGGAAGGTGATGGACCGGGCGTACGTGTCCGGGCTGCGCAAGGAGGGCTACGACGAGGCCCGCGCCCCCGCCGTCGCCCGCCGCGGCGAACCGGGGGACGGCGGCACGGCGGAGAGCCCGCCGCGGCCCGTCCGCGTCCGCGAGATCCGGCAGGAGACCCCCACCGTCCGCACCCTGGTGCTGGAGGACGCCGCCGACGAGCCCCGCCCGTTCGACTTCCGCCCCGGGCAGTTCTTCACCGTGGTCACGGACCTCGCGGGCCACCCCGTACGGCGCGCCTACTCGGCCTCCTCGGCGCCGGGCGCCACCCGGCTGGAGCTCACCGTCAAGCACGTCGAGGGCGGGCGGTTCTCCACGCACGCCCACCGCGAGCTGCGCCCCGGCGACCACCTCGCGCTGCGCGGCCCCTCCGGTGCCTTCCACGCCCCGGAGCGGGCCCCCGCACACCTGGTGCTCCTCGCGGCGGGCAGCGGCATCACGCCCATGATGAGCATGATCCGCGCCCGGCTGTCCGATCCCGCGTCGCCCGGCAGGATCGATCTGCTCTACAGCAGCCGCAGCCTCGAAGAGGTCGTCTTCGAGGCCGACTTGACCCGCTTGGAGAAGGAGCACCCGGACCGGCTGGCCGTCACCCACGTCCTCACAGGCCGCGAGGGACGGCTCGACGCCGGGCGCCTCCACCACTGGCTGACCGGCCTGCCGCTGACGGACACCGCCCACCACTTCGCCTGCGGCCCGGAAGCCCTCATGGACACCGCGCGGGAGGTGCTGCGCCAACTCGGCGTGCCGGACGAGCGGGTGCACCGGGAGCGCTTCAGCGGCAGCGTCACCACCGCGCCCACGGCGGCACCCCAGGAGTTGAGGGTCGAGAGGGACGGGAACGTCGTCGGGACCGCCGTGGTCGAACCCGGCCAGACCCTGCTCGACGCCGGTCTCGCGGCGGGGCTGCCCCTGCCGTACTCGTGCACGGTTGGCTCGTGCGGCGAGTGCGTGGTGCGCGTGCGCGGCGGCGAGGTCGCGCAGCCCGACCACACCTGCCTCA